The proteins below come from a single Benincasa hispida cultivar B227 chromosome 4, ASM972705v1, whole genome shotgun sequence genomic window:
- the LOC120075974 gene encoding heat stress transcription factor B-4-like, producing MSVMLDNCEGILLSLDSHKSVPAPFLSKTYQLVDDPSTDHIVSWGEDDTTFVVWRPPEFARDLLPNYFKHNNFSSFVRQLNTYGFRKIVPDRWEFANEFFRKGEKHLLCEIHRRKTAQPQLPYSHHHLGNLNAPSFFPFSTRVSISPSDSDEQINWCDSPPAPPKGGASGYSVMGSGIISNNSSTSSYNMMSSVTALSEDNERLRRNNSMLISELTHMRKLYNDIIYFVQNHVKPVSPSNSFPSLLLCHPSSTTPNSQKPLNHFLGSSPSTTHSNTATITTNHFSIPATIGTPHFVSSPTATSKSAVTELDVGEADNNSCKTKLFGVPISSSKKRMHPDTTNYVSISSSVSDTNKNSRLLLEKGDNLGLNLMPPSTS from the exons ATGTCTGTAATGCTTGACAATTGTGAAGGCATCTTACTTTCTTTGGACTCTCACAAGTCTGTACCTGCCCCTTTCCTCTCCAAAACCTATCAATTAGTCGACGACCCCTCGACCGATCACATTGTCTCTTGGGGCGAAGACGACACCACTTTCGTCGTCTGGCGCCCCCCCGAGTTCGCCCGCGATCTCCTCCCCAACTACTTCAAACACAACAACTTCTCTAGCTTTGTTCGTCAACTCAACACTTAT ggTTTTAGGAAGATTGTGCCAGACAGATGGGAGTTTGCGAATGAGTTCTTCAGAAAAGGTGAGAAGCATTTGTTGTGTGAGATTCATAGACGAAAAACAGCTCAGCCTCAACTGCCTTACAGCCATCACCATCTTGGAAATCTCAATGCTCCTAGTTTTTTCCCGTTTTCGACTCGAGTTAGCATCTCGCCGTCAGATTCAGACGAGCAGATCAATTGGTGCGACTCACCACCAGCACCACCGAAAGGTGGGGCGAGTGGATATTCGGTTATGGGAAGTGGAATTATTAGTAACAATAGTAGTACGAGTAGTTACAATATGATGAGTTCGGTGACAGCTTTGTCTGAGGATAATGAGAGGTTGAGGAGGAATAACTCTATGCTGATTTCGGAGCTTACTCATATGAGGAAACTTTATAatgatattatttattttgttcaaAACCATGTCAAGCCTGTTTCTCCTAGCAATTCTTTCCCTTCTTTACTTCTTTGCCATCCTTCTTCTACTACTCCTAATTCCCAGAAACCCCTTAATCATTTTCTTGGATCCTCTCCTTCTACTACTCATTCTAATACTGCTACTATTACTACTAACCACTTTTCTATTCCTGCTACTATCGGTACGCCTCATTTTGTCAGCTCTCCAACTGCAACGTCGAAGAGTGCAGTTACAGAGCTCGACGTTGGGGAGGCTGATAACAATAGTTGCAAAACCAAGCTGTTTGGAGTGCCGATTTCATCGTCCAAGAAAAGGATGCATCCTGATACTACTAATTACGTTTCTATTTCTTCCAGTGTCTCAGATACCAACAAGAATTCTCGCTTGCTCTTGGAAAAAGGTGACAATTTGGGGCTCAATCTTATGCCTCCTTCCACTTCCTAG